One segment of Novipirellula artificiosorum DNA contains the following:
- a CDS encoding ABC transporter permease: MIKYVLRTLWRHRTRTLLTLTGTAVAMFVYCLVGSVQEGLHRLTTGVDADRSLIVFQENRFCPTSSRLPEDYARKIKNVPGVREVMPIQVWTNNCRASLDIVVFNGANPEQIQKTRPLKLTSGDWKRFSSQRDAAIVGRNVAQRRGLRSGDTFSIGDISVQVAGIFESMVPSEENLIYTHLAFLQYTQGLDAAGRVTQHEVYLTHDADADRVAAEIDEALRAGSVATKTRRKGAFQASTLADLVDLIGFAHWLGYACVGLVLSLVATTTVMSVQDRIKEYAVLQTIGVRPLHTMGLVLAESTLLSLAGGVFGTALAMSMLSLGGFAMGAEGATIAFRPSVSLTMSATIVSLIVGVMSGLAPAIQAATVPIVDALRQP, from the coding sequence ATGATCAAATACGTTCTCCGCACGCTCTGGCGTCATCGCACGCGTACGCTGTTGACCCTGACGGGCACCGCGGTGGCGATGTTCGTCTATTGCCTTGTGGGTTCGGTGCAAGAAGGATTGCATCGGCTAACAACAGGTGTCGACGCCGATCGCAGTTTGATCGTCTTTCAGGAAAACAGATTCTGTCCGACCAGCAGTCGTTTACCCGAAGACTATGCCCGAAAAATCAAGAACGTGCCGGGTGTTCGTGAGGTGATGCCGATTCAGGTGTGGACAAACAATTGCCGAGCAAGTCTTGATATCGTTGTTTTCAACGGAGCGAACCCCGAACAAATCCAGAAGACCCGGCCCCTCAAGCTAACGTCTGGCGATTGGAAACGGTTTTCCTCGCAACGAGATGCGGCGATCGTTGGTCGCAATGTGGCACAACGGCGTGGGCTAAGAAGCGGCGACACCTTTTCGATCGGGGACATCTCGGTCCAGGTTGCAGGCATTTTTGAGTCGATGGTCCCTTCGGAAGAAAACTTGATTTACACTCACCTCGCGTTTTTGCAATACACGCAGGGACTTGACGCCGCAGGACGCGTCACGCAGCATGAAGTGTACTTAACGCATGATGCCGATGCCGATCGTGTTGCTGCGGAGATCGACGAAGCCTTGCGAGCAGGATCGGTGGCCACCAAAACGCGTCGTAAAGGTGCGTTCCAAGCGAGTACGCTGGCTGACCTGGTTGATCTGATCGGCTTTGCTCATTGGCTCGGCTATGCCTGCGTGGGGCTGGTCCTGTCCTTGGTCGCGACCACGACAGTGATGAGTGTTCAAGATCGGATCAAAGAGTACGCGGTGCTCCAAACCATCGGTGTCCGACCGCTGCATACGATGGGTTTGGTGTTGGCGGAAAGTACCTTGCTGAGTCTGGCGGGCGGTGTGTTTGGAACCGCACTTGCAATGAGCATGTTGTCGCTCGGCGGTTTTGCGATGGGTGCCGAAGGAGCGACGATCGCCTTTCGCCCTTCGGTTAGCCTCACCATGTCGGCCACGATCGTATCGCTCATCGTAGGTGTCATGTCTGGATTGGCGCCGGCAATCCAAGCCGCAACGGTTCCGATCGTCGACGCACTTCGACAGCCGTGA
- a CDS encoding ABC transporter permease: MLLPWEYGVRNLARRPVRTALTLVALSTVVMLVFVVVGFIRGLERSLAESGDREVVLVYSVNSEENIENSSIAARTPTLLTASLDGTVERFGVIHVSPEMYLGTRVSTGQGEGGLGLVRGVTQTAPLVRRSVQLIEGNWPGEGEVMAGRLAAAKLGSQDAALAIGNRITMEGQDWTISGRFVAGGAAYESELWCRLSDLQIATQRQDLSLVAMLMSPGRSPAEASLFCKERTDLELRAIRETDYYASLQQHYKPVRLLAWFVVLLVSGAGVFAGLNMMYGAIAGRTHEIATLQAIGYRRRAILISLIQEGVLLAAAGSLLSGAIAITVLNGMAVRFTMGAFTIRIDSTAILIGCGVGLLLGVLGALPPALKAVRESVAIGLKAV, encoded by the coding sequence ATGCTGCTTCCTTGGGAATACGGTGTTCGCAATTTGGCCCGACGGCCGGTGCGGACGGCATTGACGCTCGTTGCTTTGTCGACGGTCGTGATGTTGGTCTTCGTTGTTGTCGGATTTATCCGCGGGCTGGAACGATCGCTGGCTGAGAGCGGTGATCGCGAGGTCGTGCTTGTGTACTCGGTCAACTCAGAAGAGAACATTGAGAATTCGTCCATTGCTGCTCGCACTCCAACGCTGCTAACGGCAAGTCTAGACGGCACGGTCGAGCGTTTTGGTGTCATACATGTCTCCCCCGAAATGTATTTGGGAACGCGTGTGTCGACGGGACAAGGTGAAGGTGGGTTGGGCTTGGTTCGCGGTGTCACTCAAACCGCACCGCTGGTTCGCCGGTCGGTCCAGTTGATCGAGGGGAATTGGCCAGGTGAAGGCGAGGTGATGGCAGGACGATTGGCAGCTGCGAAGTTGGGCAGCCAGGATGCGGCACTGGCAATCGGCAACCGGATCACAATGGAAGGACAAGATTGGACGATCAGCGGACGATTCGTTGCGGGGGGGGCTGCGTACGAGTCCGAACTGTGGTGCCGATTGAGCGATTTGCAAATCGCGACCCAACGCCAGGATTTGAGTTTGGTAGCGATGTTGATGTCGCCGGGAAGATCGCCTGCGGAAGCTTCGTTGTTTTGCAAAGAGCGCACGGACTTGGAACTTCGAGCGATCCGCGAAACGGATTACTATGCATCGCTTCAACAGCACTACAAACCCGTCCGACTTCTGGCTTGGTTCGTCGTCCTGCTCGTCTCGGGCGCAGGCGTGTTTGCGGGGCTGAACATGATGTATGGCGCGATTGCGGGGCGGACTCACGAGATTGCGACGTTGCAGGCAATCGGATATCGTCGCCGCGCGATCTTGATCAGCTTGATTCAAGAGGGCGTTTTGTTGGCAGCGGCCGGTTCGTTGCTTTCCGGTGCGATTGCAATCACGGTGCTCAACGGCATGGCGGTGCGATTCACCATGGGCGCATTCACAATACGAATTGACAGCACTGCAATCTTGATCGGATGCGGCGTTGGCTTGTTGCTAGGAGTCTTGGGCGCGCTGCCACCGGCGCTGAAGGCTGTTCGTGAATCGGTGGCGATCGGTTTGAAGGCAGTCTGA
- a CDS encoding DoxX family protein has translation MNTAKCKPLAVTLLRMAIGWHFLYEGYTKWLAGDWTAAGYLAHATGPFAGFYHWLAGSEALMAIVNPANVYGLIAIGLALFLGVATRLASVFGVLLLTLYYFAYPPFGGTVMGATDGNLFIVNKVFIEALTLLALVLIKEEGYGLQEFLLSFFKRTTSDPLESIAPATVSSRRESLKNLVTLPALGVMGWGAFHQRKPEDVDAMSGATIKIGAADLSELKGELDQGKLGDHRISRLVLGGNLIGGWAHSRDLRYVPSLFRAYNTEAKIFETLMLAEQAGVNAINIGFPSNALMQKYKQVTGGKIKVICQVAPDKKTDDYLVNINKAIDFGVDIIQVQGNWCDWLVRDKKYDKIALMLDTIREQGYVAGLGAHTVDSLIECREQGIIPDYYMKTMHHDNYWSAHPRENRKPFEVDGARSSDHNQFHDNCFCPFQEKTIAFVEQAEVPVMGFKVLAAGAIAPEDGFKWAFKHGADFICVGMFDFQIVNDVNITLDVLQRLKDRKREWYA, from the coding sequence ATGAACACCGCAAAATGCAAACCATTGGCTGTCACCCTCCTGCGAATGGCCATTGGGTGGCATTTTCTATACGAAGGTTACACAAAATGGCTGGCGGGTGATTGGACCGCAGCCGGTTACCTCGCTCATGCAACGGGTCCTTTTGCGGGATTTTATCACTGGCTCGCTGGCTCCGAAGCATTGATGGCCATTGTGAATCCAGCCAATGTGTACGGTCTGATTGCCATTGGGCTGGCTCTTTTCCTGGGAGTTGCCACGCGACTTGCATCGGTTTTCGGGGTCTTGTTGTTGACTCTCTATTACTTTGCTTATCCACCGTTCGGTGGGACCGTGATGGGAGCCACCGACGGCAACCTGTTCATTGTCAATAAGGTTTTCATCGAAGCACTGACCCTGTTGGCGCTGGTCTTGATCAAAGAAGAGGGCTACGGATTGCAAGAATTCCTGCTCTCGTTCTTCAAGCGAACGACGTCCGATCCTCTTGAATCCATCGCTCCTGCAACCGTTTCGTCACGCCGAGAATCCCTGAAGAATTTGGTGACATTGCCTGCTCTGGGCGTGATGGGGTGGGGGGCCTTCCACCAGCGCAAGCCAGAGGACGTCGATGCCATGTCCGGCGCTACGATCAAGATTGGTGCTGCCGACCTGAGCGAACTCAAAGGCGAGCTGGATCAAGGCAAGCTGGGCGATCATCGCATCAGCCGTTTGGTATTAGGGGGCAACCTGATTGGTGGTTGGGCACACTCTCGCGACTTGCGATACGTGCCTTCACTTTTCCGAGCCTACAACACCGAAGCGAAGATCTTTGAAACCCTGATGCTGGCCGAGCAAGCTGGCGTGAATGCGATCAACATTGGTTTCCCGTCCAATGCCTTGATGCAAAAGTACAAGCAGGTTACCGGTGGTAAAATCAAGGTAATTTGCCAGGTCGCTCCTGACAAGAAAACCGATGACTATCTGGTCAACATCAACAAGGCCATCGACTTCGGTGTCGACATCATCCAAGTACAAGGCAATTGGTGTGATTGGCTGGTCCGTGATAAGAAGTACGACAAGATCGCGTTGATGCTCGACACCATTCGCGAGCAAGGCTACGTCGCGGGTCTGGGAGCACACACCGTCGATTCCTTGATCGAGTGTCGAGAGCAGGGCATTATCCCTGACTACTACATGAAGACCATGCATCACGATAACTATTGGTCCGCGCATCCGCGAGAGAACCGCAAACCGTTCGAAGTCGATGGGGCACGAAGTTCAGATCACAATCAGTTCCATGACAACTGTTTTTGTCCCTTCCAAGAAAAGACCATCGCCTTCGTTGAACAGGCCGAGGTCCCCGTGATGGGCTTCAAAGTGCTTGCCGCAGGTGCGATCGCCCCTGAAGACGGATTCAAGTGGGCCTTCAAGCACGGCGCAGATTTCATCTGTGTCGGCATGTTCGATTTCCAGATCGTCAACGACGTCAACATCACCTTGGACGTGTTGCAGCGTTTAAAGGACCGCAAACGAGAGTGGTATGCCTAG
- a CDS encoding aminotransferase class I/II-fold pyridoxal phosphate-dependent enzyme has translation MTKPTSCEVIEKIVREWLRREMSMNLQAIDYDMPFLDLAIDSLGAISITAEIEDAFQKRMNPELLYELDSIRDLAAHLDSLPEVSASGAVSHGNLSSNGLGSVAATEPDCPADPSEGDWIAEDPISYYTRLNRKVNTAKEQGVYPFEPEISAHDGVWVQCEGKRMLMLSSYEYLGLLGHEELNRAAEDAILDFGTGHHGSRLLTGTTSNHCDLEFRLAQWMRADDAIVFSSGYVANLATISALVGPGDYIVGDKLNHASIVDGCRMSGADFKEFKHNDMDDLVSLLLHSGGRRTLVVVDAIFSMEGDIVDLPSVVEICKKNNALLMVDEAHSMGVLGKTGAGIQEHFGLDADDVDIKMGTLSKSLAGSGGFVAANSQIITYLRHHARGYIFSGALPSVYANVAIAALEVLRREPSRVAQIWKNIEYYHAGLKRLGFDTGASETPIVPIMTRSNDETMAFTHLCRGEGLLVVPVCYPAVPMDAPRLRTCITSTHQQSDLDFALDVLARAGRQCGIID, from the coding sequence ATGACCAAACCGACATCGTGTGAAGTCATTGAAAAGATCGTACGCGAATGGCTTCGGCGTGAAATGTCGATGAACCTTCAAGCGATCGATTATGACATGCCCTTCTTAGACCTGGCGATCGATTCACTCGGTGCCATCTCGATCACCGCAGAGATCGAGGATGCTTTCCAGAAACGGATGAATCCCGAACTCCTCTACGAACTTGACTCCATTCGTGATCTTGCTGCACACCTCGATTCCTTGCCAGAGGTTTCAGCATCGGGGGCCGTGTCACATGGCAACTTGTCTAGCAATGGCCTGGGCAGCGTGGCGGCGACGGAACCCGATTGCCCCGCCGATCCAAGTGAGGGCGATTGGATCGCGGAGGATCCAATTAGCTATTACACGCGTTTGAACCGCAAGGTCAACACCGCAAAGGAGCAGGGGGTTTACCCGTTCGAGCCGGAAATCAGCGCCCATGATGGTGTCTGGGTGCAGTGCGAAGGGAAACGCATGCTCATGCTTTCTTCCTATGAATACCTTGGATTGCTGGGCCACGAGGAACTCAATCGTGCCGCCGAAGACGCAATCCTCGATTTTGGAACGGGGCACCACGGTTCGCGTCTCTTGACCGGCACCACGTCGAATCATTGTGATCTCGAATTCCGACTTGCCCAATGGATGCGAGCCGACGACGCAATTGTCTTCAGTAGCGGCTATGTTGCCAACCTCGCCACGATTTCGGCGTTGGTAGGCCCCGGTGACTACATCGTCGGCGACAAGCTAAACCACGCAAGTATTGTCGATGGATGCCGCATGTCGGGGGCTGACTTCAAAGAGTTCAAGCATAACGACATGGATGACTTGGTGAGTCTGTTGCTCCACAGCGGTGGCCGCCGCACTTTGGTCGTTGTGGACGCGATCTTCAGCATGGAGGGAGATATCGTCGACTTGCCGAGCGTCGTTGAAATCTGCAAAAAGAACAATGCACTTTTGATGGTGGATGAAGCCCACAGCATGGGTGTGCTGGGAAAGACCGGCGCGGGGATTCAGGAGCATTTTGGGCTCGATGCCGACGATGTCGACATCAAAATGGGCACGCTTTCCAAGTCGCTCGCTGGCAGCGGTGGTTTCGTTGCGGCCAACAGCCAGATCATCACCTATTTACGGCATCATGCCCGTGGTTACATCTTCAGCGGTGCATTGCCGTCTGTCTATGCAAACGTCGCGATCGCGGCACTTGAGGTGCTGCGGCGTGAACCGTCACGTGTGGCACAAATTTGGAAGAACATCGAGTACTATCACGCTGGGCTGAAACGCCTCGGGTTCGACACGGGCGCTAGCGAAACACCGATCGTTCCCATCATGACTCGATCGAACGACGAAACAATGGCGTTTACACATCTTTGCCGGGGCGAAGGATTGCTGGTCGTTCCCGTCTGTTACCCAGCCGTTCCAATGGACGCCCCTCGCTTGAGGACCTGCATCACTTCAACGCATCAGCAGTCGGATCTCGACTTCGCCCTGGATGTTCTCGCTCGCGCGGGACGCCAATGCGGCATCATCGATTGA
- a CDS encoding FAD-dependent oxidoreductase, with protein MDRRDFTKQALLFGVGAQVTFADSEAKAQAPLSEAMYEEPPKRLPVRNVDVVVAGGGTAGVFAAIAAARSGAKTMLIESKGYCGGIAVEGGTAIHSFFNLWKAFENCEKLQVVRGIPSEFMDRLTAMGGASGYPEVEVGYNYDSVCTNVDTEMYKLLAFTMLEEAGVFVAVNTMLTGAIVNEGHIDGVITESRSGREAVMAKSFIDSTGYGDLSARAGAKYTEPNDYACCNSFGMGNADIGDYYRFLKSHDSVGQVCRDTRSDEEDRFFRMGAEKLDIPGLVDEAKKIGMSMVTTTVRDNYLMYIKCNYKVPGSVLNRDDVAKAEIEIRKRMGKAVELYRKYVPGFENAFIARTSPSLCIRRGRCIECDYDLSNEEIRDATHFDDDVYSYSFHDMGWKEHIRDGGSFGMPYRALCVKGIDNLYAVGMLVTSDHKAHMSTRNTVSCMAMGQAAGTAAALCAKQGVRARELDYVDLRLALEKANVYFAF; from the coding sequence GTGGACCGTCGTGATTTTACCAAGCAAGCACTGCTCTTCGGTGTGGGGGCTCAAGTAACGTTCGCCGACTCAGAGGCAAAGGCACAAGCTCCGCTCAGTGAAGCGATGTATGAAGAACCACCGAAGAGACTGCCCGTGCGGAACGTCGATGTGGTCGTCGCCGGTGGCGGAACCGCGGGTGTGTTTGCGGCGATTGCAGCAGCTCGCAGCGGTGCCAAAACCATGCTGATTGAATCGAAAGGCTATTGTGGTGGTATCGCCGTTGAAGGGGGGACGGCCATCCATAGTTTCTTCAATCTTTGGAAGGCCTTTGAGAATTGCGAGAAGTTGCAAGTTGTGCGAGGGATCCCCTCGGAATTTATGGATCGGTTGACAGCGATGGGAGGAGCAAGTGGCTATCCCGAAGTCGAAGTCGGATACAACTATGATTCCGTCTGTACGAACGTCGATACCGAAATGTACAAACTGCTGGCCTTTACCATGTTGGAAGAGGCCGGTGTCTTTGTCGCCGTCAACACCATGCTGACGGGTGCCATTGTGAACGAGGGTCATATTGATGGCGTGATCACGGAGAGCCGATCAGGCCGCGAGGCCGTGATGGCGAAGAGTTTCATTGATAGCACGGGGTATGGCGACTTGAGTGCTCGAGCCGGAGCTAAGTACACCGAACCTAATGATTACGCCTGCTGCAACAGCTTTGGCATGGGCAACGCCGACATCGGCGACTACTATCGATTCCTCAAGTCGCATGACTCCGTTGGCCAGGTCTGTCGCGACACACGCAGCGACGAAGAAGATCGCTTCTTCCGCATGGGGGCTGAGAAACTCGATATCCCCGGGCTGGTTGACGAAGCCAAGAAGATCGGCATGTCGATGGTCACCACAACCGTGCGTGACAACTATCTGATGTACATCAAGTGCAATTACAAGGTCCCGGGCAGCGTGCTAAACCGAGACGACGTGGCCAAAGCCGAGATTGAAATCCGCAAACGCATGGGCAAGGCCGTCGAGCTTTATCGCAAATATGTACCTGGTTTTGAGAACGCCTTCATTGCACGTACCAGTCCCTCGCTGTGCATCCGACGCGGACGTTGCATCGAATGTGACTATGACCTGTCGAACGAGGAGATCAGGGACGCCACCCACTTTGACGATGACGTCTATAGTTACAGTTTCCACGACATGGGTTGGAAAGAACACATCCGGGACGGCGGCTCTTTTGGCATGCCCTATCGAGCATTGTGTGTGAAAGGGATCGATAACCTCTACGCCGTCGGTATGCTGGTCACGTCCGATCACAAGGCCCATATGTCAACACGCAATACGGTCAGCTGCATGGCAATGGGACAAGCGGCCGGCACGGCAGCCGCGCTGTGTGCAAAACAAGGTGTCCGTGCACGTGAACTGGATTACGTTGACCTGAGGCTGGCACTCGAGAAGGCAAACGTGTATTTCGCCTTCTAA
- a CDS encoding ABC transporter ATP-binding protein, with protein sequence MALVELRGVCKRFCKGDETITPLDEVDLDIDAGEFVSLMGPSGTGKSTLLNLVSGIDQPDSGTITVAGTVVTQLSRGKLADWRAANLGYIFQTHHLIPVLTAYENIELPTLLLKLTSAQRQQRVELALEAVGLCDRANHYPRQLSGGQEQRVGIARAIVAHPKIVVADEPTGSLDAETSEQVQDLLQRLNKELDIAFLMVTHDRDVASIATRQLTLDRGKFIETR encoded by the coding sequence ATGGCATTGGTCGAACTTCGCGGCGTTTGCAAACGTTTCTGCAAAGGCGACGAGACCATCACGCCGCTGGACGAGGTTGATTTGGACATTGACGCGGGTGAATTCGTGTCACTGATGGGACCGAGTGGCACCGGAAAAAGTACGCTACTGAATTTGGTCAGCGGCATTGACCAACCGGATTCAGGAACGATCACGGTCGCCGGTACCGTCGTGACGCAATTGTCGCGCGGCAAGCTTGCCGATTGGCGGGCTGCGAACCTTGGCTACATCTTTCAGACACATCACCTGATTCCCGTGCTGACGGCTTACGAAAACATCGAGTTACCGACGCTCTTGTTGAAATTGACATCGGCGCAGCGTCAGCAACGTGTTGAACTGGCACTCGAAGCCGTTGGATTGTGCGACCGAGCCAATCACTATCCGCGGCAGCTTTCTGGTGGACAAGAGCAACGTGTCGGAATCGCTCGTGCGATTGTTGCGCACCCGAAGATTGTCGTAGCGGACGAACCGACCGGCAGTCTGGATGCCGAGACGAGCGAGCAAGTGCAGGACTTATTGCAGCGTCTCAACAAGGAACTCGACATTGCCTTCTTGATGGTCACGCACGATCGCGACGTCGCGAGCATCGCAACGCGTCAGTTAACGCTGGATCGCGGAAAGTTCATAGAAACACGATGA
- a CDS encoding HlyD family efflux transporter periplasmic adaptor subunit, translated as MQKSKIDLSQLALERSGSAESSARTLRPRRWFSRYVLPVAILLGFVALLAAAGGRQWLPAPSVTVTPVIVKRTSLQRAGTALFQAPGWIEPRPTAIAIASLAPGVIEDLLVVEGQYVEAQEPIAQLIAIDAELELEQAQNLLAIREGELNRAKAEYDAARVRLDNPVHLQVQLADAQSSLAKALTELAKLPFLIEAAKAKDKFAADNVERLRAAGDAVAGRMLLESESEYAAAHAEVQELQQRGPNLNRETEALQDKVDAIEKQLRLLIEETRQLNEAEAKVQSTTALRDEAKLNVRKAKLTLDRNTIRAPVAGRILRLVAAPGMRVMGLDTTAGQSSSTVVEMYDPARLQVRADVRLEDVPMVTRGQPVKIETASSNGVIQGRVLQATSSANIQKNTLEVKVELIDPPTTVSPEMLVSATFLALRIEHASNEATETERIFVPQQLIQSTSSGAFVWIVDGDHIGWQRSVERGPSSGDGLVEIQSGLKVTDKLIASGIDQLTSGRPVVVVGDDQVLGMN; from the coding sequence ATGCAGAAATCGAAAATTGATCTTAGCCAACTCGCCCTGGAACGCAGTGGCTCCGCCGAATCGTCCGCTCGGACGCTACGACCCAGGCGGTGGTTTTCGCGTTACGTTTTGCCCGTCGCCATCCTGCTGGGCTTTGTTGCCTTGCTCGCTGCTGCGGGGGGCCGGCAGTGGTTACCCGCACCGTCGGTGACGGTCACGCCCGTGATCGTGAAGCGGACCTCGCTTCAACGCGCGGGAACGGCACTTTTCCAAGCCCCAGGTTGGATTGAACCTCGCCCCACCGCGATTGCGATTGCCTCGCTGGCTCCGGGCGTGATTGAGGACCTCTTGGTAGTCGAAGGCCAATACGTTGAGGCTCAGGAACCGATCGCCCAATTGATAGCGATCGACGCGGAGTTAGAGTTAGAGCAAGCCCAGAACTTGCTCGCGATCCGTGAAGGGGAACTCAATCGTGCGAAGGCCGAATACGATGCGGCACGGGTTCGCTTGGATAACCCGGTTCACTTGCAGGTTCAGCTCGCCGATGCGCAGAGCAGCTTGGCCAAGGCGCTCACCGAGCTAGCGAAGTTGCCGTTTCTGATTGAAGCCGCCAAAGCAAAGGACAAGTTTGCCGCTGACAACGTGGAGCGGCTGCGGGCTGCCGGAGATGCAGTCGCCGGTCGGATGCTGCTGGAATCTGAAAGTGAATATGCTGCCGCACACGCTGAAGTCCAGGAGTTGCAACAGCGCGGTCCAAATCTGAATCGCGAGACGGAGGCGTTACAGGACAAAGTCGACGCGATTGAGAAGCAATTGCGATTGTTGATTGAAGAGACACGGCAGTTGAACGAAGCCGAAGCGAAGGTCCAATCTACAACGGCATTGCGTGACGAGGCGAAATTGAACGTGCGTAAAGCCAAATTGACATTGGATCGAAACACGATCCGGGCACCTGTGGCCGGTCGTATCTTGCGTCTCGTTGCTGCCCCCGGAATGAGAGTGATGGGACTCGATACGACCGCAGGCCAGAGTTCCAGCACGGTGGTCGAAATGTACGACCCCGCGAGATTGCAGGTGCGGGCGGACGTCCGTTTGGAGGATGTTCCGATGGTGACACGTGGCCAGCCCGTCAAGATTGAAACCGCATCCTCCAATGGCGTGATTCAGGGGCGTGTGCTGCAAGCGACCAGTTCGGCGAATATTCAGAAGAATACGTTGGAGGTGAAAGTTGAATTGATCGATCCGCCGACGACGGTGAGTCCCGAGATGTTGGTGAGCGCGACGTTCTTGGCGTTGAGAATTGAACATGCGTCGAACGAGGCAACGGAAACCGAAAGAATCTTTGTACCACAACAACTGATTCAATCTACCAGTTCAGGTGCCTTTGTGTGGATCGTCGACGGAGACCATATCGGCTGGCAACGTTCCGTTGAAAGGGGGCCGTCGAGCGGTGACGGATTGGTGGAGATCCAATCTGGTCTGAAGGTAACGGACAAGCTGATTGCCAGCGGTATTGATCAGTTGACGTCGGGGCGCCCGGTGGTGGTGGTTGGCGACGATCAGGTATTGGGGATGAACTGA
- a CDS encoding NAD-dependent epimerase/dehydratase family protein, translated as MRALVTGASGFIGPHLVKQLNRLGIHVRCLVRATSDLSALRQLNPELAYGDLMDPASLASATLGCDVVYHVAGLTKSVPAEVMWRVNEIGGRNIAQACANQGTPPVLVVLSSLAAMGPAGRERPLTESDPAKPVSKYGMSKRKGEIAAFEFADRVPISIVRAPIVFGEGDLDGLKLFKCISSCRLHMLPTMRNYRFSFIHATDLSNAMMLVAQKGNRISQLQSDKGIFLAAAEQNPTYGDYGRMIGRAMGIKRVVTLPNLPTTTWLIGACCELYARVSGRAQIMNWDKTREALAGSWACSVQRLQAEVGFHPELPLEERLNQTVRWYVDQGHLPKRAIVNCTADSTAGSGA; from the coding sequence ATGCGTGCGCTCGTGACAGGGGCCAGCGGTTTCATTGGGCCGCATCTCGTTAAGCAACTCAATCGCCTGGGGATTCACGTTCGATGTCTTGTCAGAGCGACTTCGGATTTGAGTGCACTGAGGCAACTCAACCCGGAGCTTGCTTACGGCGACCTGATGGATCCGGCGTCCCTAGCGTCAGCCACCTTAGGGTGCGATGTGGTTTACCATGTTGCGGGTCTGACGAAAAGCGTTCCCGCAGAAGTCATGTGGCGAGTCAATGAGATTGGGGGCCGGAATATCGCGCAAGCGTGTGCGAACCAGGGAACTCCCCCGGTGCTGGTTGTTCTGTCTTCCCTTGCAGCAATGGGTCCGGCAGGCCGGGAAAGGCCGCTGACCGAATCCGATCCTGCGAAGCCCGTTTCCAAATACGGCATGAGCAAGCGGAAAGGTGAGATTGCCGCGTTTGAATTCGCAGATCGTGTGCCGATCAGCATTGTTCGCGCGCCGATTGTTTTCGGCGAAGGTGATCTCGATGGATTGAAGCTATTCAAGTGCATTTCGAGTTGCCGATTGCACATGTTGCCGACGATGCGCAACTATCGGTTCTCATTCATTCATGCAACGGATTTGAGCAACGCAATGATGTTGGTTGCCCAGAAGGGGAATCGCATTTCGCAGTTGCAGTCGGACAAGGGAATCTTCCTTGCAGCTGCAGAGCAGAATCCAACCTATGGCGACTACGGACGCATGATCGGTAGGGCGATGGGGATCAAACGAGTGGTTACTTTGCCGAACCTTCCAACGACGACTTGGTTGATTGGCGCTTGCTGCGAGTTGTACGCCCGCGTTAGCGGACGAGCGCAGATCATGAATTGGGACAAGACCCGTGAGGCACTTGCCGGATCTTGGGCGTGCTCGGTACAGCGACTCCAAGCGGAGGTTGGGTTCCATCCTGAATTGCCCTTGGAAGAAAGACTGAACCAGACCGTCCGCTGGTATGTTGACCAAGGCCATCTGCCAAAACGCGCAATCGTGAACTGCACGGCTGATTCAACTGCGGGTTCCGGTGCTTGA
- a CDS encoding ecotin family protein, which translates to MRQVFTIFCTALLCLPVSAACAEDHQNLKAFPPAKQGGLRYVLQLPHKERDEEGNFRVEIFVGKDMLTDGVNQVRLGATIEARPLEGWGFTYYEVTSFGPAASTLMAVPPGTPRSKQFVSTSKMIPYNSRIPVVIYVPKDGNVRYRIWTAPEKTEAVPEG; encoded by the coding sequence ATGAGACAAGTCTTTACAATTTTCTGCACAGCATTGCTCTGCTTGCCCGTTTCGGCTGCTTGTGCCGAGGACCACCAAAACTTAAAGGCTTTTCCGCCTGCCAAGCAGGGTGGTTTGCGATACGTGCTCCAGCTGCCGCACAAGGAACGAGACGAGGAAGGCAACTTTCGAGTAGAAATTTTCGTTGGCAAGGACATGCTGACCGACGGCGTCAACCAGGTCCGCTTGGGTGCAACGATTGAAGCAAGACCGCTCGAAGGTTGGGGGTTCACCTATTACGAAGTTACAAGTTTTGGACCCGCGGCTTCAACGCTGATGGCGGTACCACCAGGCACACCTCGCAGCAAGCAATTTGTTTCGACGTCGAAAATGATCCCCTACAACAGTCGAATTCCTGTGGTTATCTATGTTCCGAAGGATGGAAACGTTCGCTATCGCATTTGGACGGCCCCCGAGAAAACGGAAGCCGTCCCAGAGGGCTAG